The following nucleotide sequence is from Actinomycetes bacterium.
GGTCGACGACACCGGGCGGCCGCTGCGGTTCGCGCTGTACGACACCGGGCAGGCGGTGGCCCACCTGGTCACCCAGGCCCAGGCCGAGGGACTGGCCACCCACCAGATGGGCGGCTTCGACGCTGCCGGGGTGACCGATCGGCTGGGGCTGGGAGCCGAGCTGACCCCGGTCGTCGTCGTGGCCGTGGGCCGTCTCGACGACGCAGCCGACCTGGCCGAGCCGCTGGCGACCCGGGAGCGGGCGCCGCGCAGCCGTCGTCCCCTCGGCGACCTGGTGCTGCCTCCGGACACGGCGGTCCGGAAGATCGCCTGACGGGGAATGCCCGAGCCGTCCCGGGATGCTGACTCACAAGGG
It contains:
- a CDS encoding nitroreductase family protein yields the protein MTTRKSATTRVPVHPLLAERWSPRGFDAEHEVGRDQLTALLEAARWAPSANNSQPWRFVVTRRGTAEFDQLVDLLAPGNRVWAASAGALVLVAAQTVDDTGRPLRFALYDTGQAVAHLVTQAQAEGLATHQMGGFDAAGVTDRLGLGAELTPVVVVAVGRLDDAADLAEPLATRERAPRSRRPLGDLVLPPDTAVRKIA